One segment of Proteiniborus sp. DW1 DNA contains the following:
- a CDS encoding OadG family protein, with the protein MGELRLGLEMMLYGIGTTFTILILFYFVIKILTKIFPEK; encoded by the coding sequence ATGGGAGAACTTAGACTAGGCTTAGAAATGATGCTATATGGTATAGGAACAACCTTTACAATATTGATCTTATTCTATTTTGTAATAAAAATATTGACGAAAATTTTCCCAGAAAAATAA